The following proteins are encoded in a genomic region of Arachis ipaensis cultivar K30076 chromosome B02, Araip1.1, whole genome shotgun sequence:
- the LOC110269173 gene encoding pathogenesis-related protein 1-like — translation MEMLLKIWVVIISFISIVPLFLIAQNSPKDYLKAHNDERVKVGAKPLKWDPQLASLARKFVKKHIFDCKKGIFDTTFAGNTYGQSNAYNLGSRSGVDAVNAWLLQKINYDYKSNTCIDGNNPRDMNNNVNLEENVPHIVRCDQNADDVLDKIRVNQ, via the exons ATGGAAATGTTATTGAAGATTTGGGTAGTAATAATAAGTTTTATAAGTATAGTTCCATTATTCTTAATAGCTCAAAACTCTCCAAAAGATTATCTTAAAGCTCACAACGATGAACGTGTAAAAGTTGGAGCTAAGCCACTGAAGTGGGACCCACAGCTTGCATCGCTTGCTCGCAAGTTTGTGAAGAAACACATTTTTGACTGCAAGAAGGGGATTTTTGATACGACCTTTGCTGGTAATACATATGGCCAAAGCAATGCATATAATCTAGGATCCAGATCAGGTGTTGATGCTGTGAACGCATGGCTGTTGCAGAAAATAAACTATGACTATAAATCCAACACTTGCATTGATG GGAATAATCCTAGAGATATGAATAATAATGTGAATTTAGAAGAGAATGTTCCTCATATAGTTCGATGTGATCAAAATGCTGATGATGTATTGGATAAGATTCGTGTTAATCAATGA